gtgagaaaatataACGAAGAAACGAAGggaaattcatttcaaaaatcgagatcccgtaaatcgacaccagcgctacagtagtcacttaaagaattactgtagttttcgctacgagatattttgcgcgtcaaatatgttgcccaatacgcattctcagaattcaACGTTCCCATAATACCAAAACTTCTTCAGATTAACATGTCTGACACTGCTCCAAATGAACTCATTGGCGTTCAATTTCACAGTAATCTGTATGTCAGATGTCTCAGACGATTACCATATCACTCATCCAAACGAAACTCATTGGTTTGAAGATAGTAACATGAAATCTCTGGTATTTTCATCGATGGCAGTCGGCGGCCTATTAGGATTATTAATTGCTATGCCATTAATGCATCGAGTCGGTGTTCGTCTAGTATTGAGCATTTGTGGTGTATTCTCAATACTCGGAACCATACTATTCCCGCTAGCTGTCGAGTGGAACTTTTTCAGCGTTCTTGTAGTGCGATTTCTACAAGGATTGGGGATTAGTATGGTCTTTACAGTTCTGGGCTCCGTGCCGACAGCATGGGCTCCAAATAATGAATCTGGCACTTTTTTGGCAGTTCTATCGTGTGCATTCCAGTGGAGTAACGTGATCTGCATGCCAATTTCTGGATTCCTATGTGAATCATCCTGGGGGTGGAGATCGATCTACTACCTCTTCGGAATTGTCACCATAGTATTTTTCCTGGCGTTCTACTTTTTCTACACAGATTCTCCGACAGATCATAGGAATGTTTCGAACAAAGAGTTAAGCCTTATCTTGCAAGATAAGACTGTAACTCATAAGGAACCAGTTCCATATTTGGCTATTTGCAAGGATCCTTGTGTGCTTGTCACTTGGATGTCCAACATCGGTGGAAACCTCGGATTTTTAACCTTGGTACTCTACGGTCCAACCTATTTGcgtgaagttttgaatttcgaagTTCGCGGAACTGGCTTCGCTAGTGCTCTTCCATTCTTGCTCTCAGCAGCTGTCAAATCTATAGCCGGACAGCTATCAGATCGCTGTGATTTTGTATCAGAACGGGTTAGATTTACAATTTGCGGAATCGTTGCAAGACTCGGCTTGGCAATCGGTTATATCGGAATGGCAACGACGTCGAGCA
This is a stretch of genomic DNA from Caenorhabditis elegans chromosome V. It encodes these proteins:
- the C01B4.8 gene encoding Major facilitator superfamily (MFS) profile domain-containing protein (Predicted), with product MRRVGDAEEKIEKSDEMSENSRKTSKILCCNLTRYLILILTLTCLTLLQMNSLAFNFTVICMSDVSDDYHITHPNETHWFEDSNMKSLVFSSMAVGGLLGLLIAMPLMHRVGVRLVLSICGVFSILGTILFPLAVEWNFFSVLVVRFLQGLGISMVFTVLGSVPTAWAPNNESGTFLAVLSCAFQWSNVICMPISGFLCESSWGWRSIYYLFGIVTIVFFLAFYFFYTDSPTDHRNVSNKELSLILQDKTVTHKEPVPYLAICKDPCVLVTWMSNIGGNLGFLTLVLYGPTYLREVLNFEVRGTGFASALPFLLSAAVKSIAGQLSDRCDFVSERVRFTICGIVARLGLAIGYIGMATTSSRLVAQIAFTFSIAVSGLNIMGTVKCLQLRCKQHVHFAVSVIALMAYVIQFGAPILVGIICPDNTAEQWGWFFLIVGIIVFVTSAPFPWFTTAEPADYTLSREKQLEIAKHKELQECC